The Amycolatopsis sp. QT-25 genomic sequence CGGCACTTTTCTCGGCCGCCGAGAGACCTGTACCACCTGACCATCGTGCGGCGGGGACGGGTCCCGCGCATGGGTGCAGGGCCCCCATATTCGGCGTGGCGGGTGACCGATCGCGGGAGAGCCGATCGTCACTCTCCGGGCATCTTCGTGCGTGCGCTGAATGTGGGTGTGCCGCCCCCATGTGCGGTCCGTGCCGAACTGAAAGCATGACTGCCGTGACGCCCCAGCCCACGGCGACGTCCCTGCCGCCGAAGTGGTGGGTGCACGGCCGGACCCCGCGCGAACGCACGGCGATGACCAAGCCCGCATGGGCGGACTTCGCCGAACACGCCGTCACCGCGCTTCTGCCGAAGCGTCCCCCAGTCGGTGACTGGCGTGCCGCGTTCGCCGGGGTCTTCAGGTCGTTCGTCGACGCCGCCACTCGTGCAGCGGTCCCGAATGATCTCGCCGGCGCCGACGTCGAAGCACTCCGCCGGGGTTTCGCGGCCCAACTCGACCAGCATCTGCTCAAACTCTCGATCCGTACGCTCGTGCTGGAACTCCACCGCGCCCGCAAGGCCGGGATCCTTCAGGGCGAGACACCCGAAGAGCGCTTCGCGGACTTCGTACGACAACAGTCCACCCCCGCCGGGCTCGTCCGGCTGTTCAGCGAATACCCGGTCCTGGCCCGGCTCCTGGCCCAGGCCTGCCTCCACGCCGCCGAGGCCCACGCCGAAACACTGGCTCGCTTCTCGGCCGACGCCGCCGCATTGCCCTGCTCGGTGGTGGACGGCGAAGTCGGCACGCTGGTCGAGGTCGCGGGCGGGATCGGCGACTCGCACGCACGCGGGCGTTCGGTCAAACTGCTCCGCTTCTCCAGCGGTGCCAAGGTGATCTACAAACCCCGTCCGCTGATCCTGCACGAACGGTTCACCGACGTCGTCGAGCAGCTCAACAAACGACTGCCCGGCCTCCATCTCCGCACCGCCGACGCACTCCAGCGCGACGGGTACGGCTGGCTCCGGTTCGTCGAGCACCGGCCGTGCGCCGACATCGCCGACGTGGACCGCTTCTACCGCCGTCAGGGCATCCTGCTGGCGCTCCTGCACGCGCTCGACGCCACCGACGTCCATTACGAGAACATCATCGCCTGCGGTGACCAGCCGGTGCTGATCGACATCGAGACGCTGTTCCAGCCGTCGCCCCCCGATCCGCCGGCGGGCGACCCGGCCGCGGTGATGCTGGCGCGGTCGGTGCAGCGCACGCTCCTGCTCCCCCAGTTGTTCGCCGGCGAGCACGGCGCCGTCGACATCTCCGGCCTGGCGGGCCGCGGTGGCAAGCTGCCGACCGACCGGGTCGATTGGGCGGATCCGGGCACCGACCACATGCGGCTGATCCGGGTCCCCGGTGAACTCGCGGGCGGGAACAATCTCCCGCGCCTCGACGGCCGCGATGTCACCCCCGCCGAGCACAGCGCGGCGCTGCTGGCCGGGTTCCGGCTCGGCTACGACGCGATCTCCACCGGACGGGACGAACTCGCCGAGCTTCTCCGGCGCTGCGCCGAGGATCCCATCCGGGTGCTCATCCGGCCGACGAACTTCTATTTCCGCCTGCTCGACGAGACCACGCACCCCGACCTCCTGCGGGACGCCGCCGACCGCGACCACGCGTTCGACCTGCTCGAAGAGGACTCGGCGGACGAGGAGAAACTGCTCCGGCTCGTCCCGCACGAGCGGGCCGACCTGTGGGCGGGTGACGTGCCGATGTTCACCTCGAACCCCGGCTCGACGTCGCTGCTGGATTCGCGCGGTGACAGCATCGACGGAGTGGTCGACCGGGCGTCGCTGGACACCGTGCTGGCCAAGATCGCCGACATGGATCCGCTCGACCAGCGCGACCAGGAATGGCTGATCTCGGCCACCCTCGCGATCAGCACGGCGAGCGAGGACCACCACGGCGGCGGCGAGACCGCGGAAACGGCGGTGCCGAACCAGGCACCCGACCCGGAACGCCTGCTGCTCACCGCGTGCGGGATCGCCGACCACATCGTCGCCAACGCCTTCTCCGACGAGCACCGCTCGAACTGGCTCGGGATCGAACTCGTCGACGACCGCTATTGGACCGTGTTGCCGATGGGGGCGGGACTCGGCGAGGGCTATTGCGGGGTCGCGTTGTTCCTCGCCCAGCTCGCCGAGCTGACCGGGATCGCGCGATACCGCGATCTGGCCGCGTACGCGATCAGCCCGCTCCCCGGCCTTTTCTCCACTCTTCGCGCCGATCCCG encodes the following:
- a CDS encoding type 2 lanthipeptide synthetase LanM family protein gives rise to the protein MTAVTPQPTATSLPPKWWVHGRTPRERTAMTKPAWADFAEHAVTALLPKRPPVGDWRAAFAGVFRSFVDAATRAAVPNDLAGADVEALRRGFAAQLDQHLLKLSIRTLVLELHRARKAGILQGETPEERFADFVRQQSTPAGLVRLFSEYPVLARLLAQACLHAAEAHAETLARFSADAAALPCSVVDGEVGTLVEVAGGIGDSHARGRSVKLLRFSSGAKVIYKPRPLILHERFTDVVEQLNKRLPGLHLRTADALQRDGYGWLRFVEHRPCADIADVDRFYRRQGILLALLHALDATDVHYENIIACGDQPVLIDIETLFQPSPPDPPAGDPAAVMLARSVQRTLLLPQLFAGEHGAVDISGLAGRGGKLPTDRVDWADPGTDHMRLIRVPGELAGGNNLPRLDGRDVTPAEHSAALLAGFRLGYDAISTGRDELAELLRRCAEDPIRVLIRPTNFYFRLLDETTHPDLLRDAADRDHAFDLLEEDSADEEKLLRLVPHERADLWAGDVPMFTSNPGSTSLLDSRGDSIDGVVDRASLDTVLAKIADMDPLDQRDQEWLISATLAISTASEDHHGGGETAETAVPNQAPDPERLLLTACGIADHIVANAFSDEHRSNWLGIELVDDRYWTVLPMGAGLGEGYCGVALFLAQLAELTGIARYRDLAAYAISPLPGLFSTLRADPGLTAAAGCGGLLGLGGVAYTIARLSTLVGLPAGDLIEQAVDLMPEATPETPSGFTTGLAGGVASMRSVYVQTGLEAALKRADRYTGQLLERDRPHETGFARGPAGIDWVLRAHDRSGEEPPRKADVRAESTGGWCEGLAGAALGQAAHLADPGYARDLDRTINRLADGAPLKDLSLCHGESGVLEVLCVLAENGHTGAAAAVRRRTGHLLAAIDQRGARCGTPGAVPAPGLLNGLAGIGYGLLRLGFGDRVPSALLLRPDRPHPAATVVPPVNRV